A genome region from Planktothrix sp. FACHB-1365 includes the following:
- a CDS encoding exonuclease domain-containing protein, with product MKTTKDFIVIDTEGQPILRELAIVNYQGELIYEAFAENHSHSPRIPHRTKPLKQILKEFVEIAQSQLIICHYAQHDIEVLRNTFKAVGIAAPQLDFQCSFELAQRYLPQLNSHSLEALSKHLRLKLDGQFFIRDAAHRAKYDALFTYQLYKHIVNEYLKTELKTQPNPFGSSRVDTPFQDHPDFRGIFAEECDRLKAILGDIKLDPNHQTKGAVVIGEPGSGKTHLMMRLAKDLLTKNRLLFIRQPNNPDTVLFHTYSRILESLIQIVPNSIHTQLEYLLANSFAEIIKSTDTYFTARTQKDEKILQLIQGGNLKLFTDLSQAETKTKREFWQHIEKRALEWWNNNFSAAGYAPKFLQGIVKFCGYTDFNRRQIITQWLAMNNLPQEELDRVGLPSWEDELSREEASLEALKVLGCLSLLDQPLMIVFDQLEGLGLKHNERLLHAFGSAVKEIFTHVPNSLIILNLFPDRWQQFKAVFDGSIIDRVSQSQVFLNRPSNPELKQLLNLKIQFLDITVDDLFEPDEVTAILNHLSIRTVLNVAADYYRYKVDGIPLPKHQLIPLSTPDETEVERRLQQLEAELETIKQAMGQMSEFITRNYPEKSEIFNSELFGFTPFLESPVQRQLRNYFKEQRICLEGTLSKPRIITDSDDLGKLMTLLEGLMLVISPLSVDVLKLGKRVIPEHLVIQTQTHSFVVGFLHLGGSPFFHRLKNWNELLGLKPNFKFILCRDETDYPISGQKSLLELERLQHSRTGKLIIWHQEDRLLFELFYQMIVDIQNHDLDVKLEDAIEFILSEYKDYWLFQNMK from the coding sequence ATGAAAACGACAAAAGATTTTATTGTTATTGATACGGAAGGACAACCGATTTTAAGAGAATTAGCCATTGTTAATTATCAAGGTGAATTAATTTATGAAGCTTTTGCAGAAAATCATTCTCACAGTCCGAGAATTCCCCATCGGACTAAACCGTTAAAGCAGATTTTAAAAGAATTTGTTGAAATCGCTCAATCTCAATTAATTATCTGTCATTATGCTCAACATGATATTGAGGTATTGAGAAATACCTTTAAAGCCGTAGGAATTGCAGCACCTCAATTAGATTTTCAGTGTAGTTTTGAATTAGCACAACGGTATTTACCTCAACTAAATAGTCATTCTTTAGAAGCTTTAAGTAAGCATTTAAGGTTAAAATTAGATGGTCAATTTTTTATTCGAGATGCGGCTCATCGGGCGAAATATGATGCCTTATTTACCTATCAACTTTATAAACATATTGTCAATGAATATTTGAAAACTGAATTAAAAACTCAACCGAATCCCTTTGGAAGTAGTCGGGTGGATACACCGTTTCAGGATCATCCCGATTTTAGGGGTATTTTTGCGGAAGAATGCGATCGCTTAAAAGCCATTTTGGGCGATATTAAATTAGACCCTAATCATCAAACCAAAGGGGCGGTTGTCATTGGGGAACCTGGGTCGGGAAAAACTCACCTGATGATGCGATTAGCCAAGGATTTATTAACCAAAAACCGTTTATTATTTATTCGTCAACCTAATAACCCCGATACGGTTTTATTCCATACCTATAGTCGAATTTTAGAATCCTTGATCCAAATTGTTCCTAATAGTATTCACACTCAGCTTGAATATTTATTGGCGAATAGTTTTGCAGAAATTATTAAATCTACAGACACTTACTTTACGGCTAGAACTCAGAAAGATGAGAAAATTTTACAACTGATTCAAGGTGGAAATTTAAAGCTGTTTACCGATTTATCCCAGGCGGAAACCAAAACAAAACGGGAGTTTTGGCAACATATTGAAAAACGAGCCTTAGAATGGTGGAATAATAACTTTTCCGCCGCCGGTTACGCCCCTAAATTTTTACAAGGAATTGTGAAATTTTGTGGCTATACTGACTTTAACCGCCGTCAAATTATTACCCAATGGTTGGCGATGAATAATTTACCCCAAGAGGAATTAGATCGGGTAGGATTACCATCTTGGGAAGATGAATTGAGTCGGGAGGAAGCTTCTTTAGAGGCGTTAAAGGTGTTAGGGTGTTTATCGTTATTAGATCAACCGTTAATGATTGTGTTTGATCAGTTAGAGGGGTTAGGACTAAAGCACAATGAACGGTTATTACACGCTTTTGGATCAGCCGTTAAAGAGATTTTTACCCATGTTCCTAATAGTTTAATTATTTTAAACTTATTTCCCGATCGCTGGCAACAATTTAAAGCAGTTTTTGATGGATCAATTATTGATCGGGTGTCTCAATCTCAAGTGTTTCTAAATCGTCCTTCTAATCCCGAACTAAAACAGTTATTAAATTTAAAAATCCAATTTTTAGATATTACCGTTGATGATTTATTTGAACCTGATGAAGTTACCGCCATTTTAAATCATCTTTCGATTCGGACAGTCTTAAATGTGGCGGCGGATTATTATCGCTATAAAGTTGATGGAATTCCCCTCCCTAAACATCAACTTATTCCCCTTTCTACCCCGGATGAAACAGAGGTTGAGCGAAGATTACAACAGTTAGAAGCGGAACTGGAAACAATCAAACAAGCAATGGGTCAAATGAGTGAGTTTATTACTCGAAATTATCCAGAAAAATCAGAAATATTTAATTCGGAGTTATTTGGATTTACCCCTTTCTTAGAATCTCCAGTTCAGCGACAATTGAGAAATTACTTTAAAGAACAACGCATTTGTTTAGAGGGGACATTATCTAAACCTAGAATTATTACTGATAGTGATGATTTAGGAAAATTGATGACGCTTTTAGAAGGGTTAATGTTAGTGATTTCTCCCTTGAGTGTAGATGTCTTAAAGTTGGGGAAACGGGTGATTCCTGAACATTTAGTGATTCAGACCCAAACTCATAGTTTTGTAGTCGGATTTTTACATTTAGGGGGATCTCCCTTTTTCCATCGGTTGAAAAATTGGAATGAGTTACTGGGTTTAAAACCCAATTTTAAGTTTATTTTATGTCGAGATGAAACCGATTATCCCATTAGCGGTCAAAAAAGCTTATTAGAATTAGAACGACTTCAACACTCTCGCACCGGAAAATTGATTATTTGGCATCAAGAGGATCGACTTTTATTTGAACTATTTTATCAAATGATTGTGGATATTCAAAACCATGATTTAGACGTTAAACTAGAGGATGCAATTGAATTTATTTTATCAGAATATAAAGATTATTGGTTATTTCAAAATATGAAATAG